The DNA sequence atatgtagttaacaccaggttagcctgggctagaaccagaccccatctccaaaatgaaaacaaaaacatggctGAGGTTCTAGCCAATTCCCTGTGGTCCTGGAAAAGTATGGATGGCACCTCAAAAAACTCAATGGATggccctcctttcctccttgctTCTTGAGCATCACAACCATCATGAATAACACAGGCCAGGAAGTTCATGACCAACCCACTGCTTCAGAGGCAACGAACCGCCATTGACGTCCTTCACCCTGGAAACACTACAGTACCCAAGACAGAAACTTGGGAAAAACTAGCCAAAATGTACAAGCCCACACCAGATGTCATCTTTGTATTTGGACTCAGAACCCATTTCGGTGGGGACAAGACAAGTGGCTTCGGCGTGATTTATGACTCCTTGGATTATGCAATGACCAATGAACCCAGACGCAGACTTGCAAGGCATGGCCTGTATGAGAAGAAAAAGAGCTCAGGAACAGTGAAAGGAAGGCAAGAACAGGATGAGGAAAGTCAGGGGCACTGCCAAGGCCAAGGTCGAGGCTGGCAAAAAGGCAAAGGACTGAAGACTGACTGCGGTGACTTAATCTGCCACAATGTTGCAGATGTCTAAGGCAACCAATAAACTGaaaaaactccaaaaaaaaaagggaacagcCACATGATACAGTAAGTGCATTATTAGGTATATATCTAAAGAAAGTGGTATGATGGgacctcaaacaaccaaacagAACGGCCACACGACACAGCAAGTCCATTACTAGACATATGTCCAAAGGAAATGAACTCGTCAGcctggaagaggaagaaaatccTGCTCTCTGTGACGAGAGGGATGAAACTGGAGACTACCATGGTAAGTGAAACAAGCCAGATTCAGATACCTGCCACCTGATCTCAGCCATATATAAGATTTAAAGAAGTCTAACgcatagacagaaagaggagaatggTGGCCACCATGGGCTGGGAGAAAGCAATAGAGAGatgtctgtagaaggatgagaCATTTTACTTAAACAGTATGAGAACTTTAGCAGATCTGTTTCTTGCTGTGACTAAAGTCAGAAGTAATGGATTGTATACTTGAAACTTGTTAAGACAGCAAATGTTCAGTGTTTGCATCACAAAAGAGTGAAAAGCATGTCAGGTAATGTACATGTTAATTAGCATGATTTAGCCAGTcccataaattatatatactctAGTCCACATTGGGCACCATAAATATGTTTAAGTTTTGTCTGTCAATTTTAAAACAACAAGTATTTttgtaagaaataaaaatcactttataaggactggatagatggtttagcggttaagcacttgcctgtgaagcctaaggaccccagttcgaggcttggttccccaggtcccacgttagccagatgcacaagggggcgcacgcatctggagttcatttgcagtggctggaagccctggcacgcccattctctctctatccctccatctgtctttctttctttgtctgtcactctcaaataaataaataaaaaaataacaaaatttttttaaaaatcactttataaaacaaattacagagctggagagatggcttagtggttaagcgcttgcctgtgaagcctaaggaccctggttcgaggctcggttccccaggtcccacgttagccagatgcacaagggtccaGCTAGGACCACAACCCATGGATTGCTTAGAGTGTTTCTTTCCACTTCAATGTACCTAAcacagaaactccctcacagacatgcccagaggtcaCTCATAGGTACTTGTAGATCCTGTCAAACTGCCAATCAATATTAGCCATCACAAAGCCTAAGAAATATCACCAGCCTCAGCACATCTACAACAAAAGCCTTGATCTCCATTCCAATGTGTTTCTCCTCTGTGAGGCTTAATCTATATCATCTGGACCACGAGGTGCCTAGATATGAGGTTAAAACTTTGCTCTGGGTGTTCCTATGGTCTTCCCTTTTGGATGAGAGTAATAGTGAGGTTGGTGGACTATGTAAAATAGTCTTCTTTCCCTGGTTTGGGTGGTTTCATCCAAGCAGatgaaaccttaaaaaaatgtaaaatggctGACTATCTTCCAAGTAAGAGAggttccttccctccctgtttGTCTTTTGACATTGGCTTTTTCTTGCCCTTAGACTTGAACTGAAACATCAGCCTTATGTGCGTCTCAGACCTGCCAGGCTCCAGACTGCGAAAGCATTGCTGGCTTTCCAGGCACCCCAACTTGCCAATACATCCTGAAGATGTGGAAACTTATAGTctccttaactactcagccactaaaattgctAAGCACTCATGtgcgcgtgtatgtgtgtgtgtgcacatgtgcacacacacacacaaacacatacacatacaaacacatacacttgCTCTATTTTTTCTGAAGAACTTTGGCCAATGTCCTTACTTTCTCCAGAAGCCACATTCATCGACCAAAACCTTGGCATgaaaacctggagctcacccttGATACTTCTCTTTCTCCAACAAGTATGATCCAACCCAAAGGTACATCCGACTCTCTCTTAAAGGTATTCCCTGAATCTGCACCTGAGGGGCGTGGTGGTgagaacgcctttaatcccagcacttgggaggcagagaggttggatgattgctgtgagttcaaggccagcgtgagactacagagtaaattccaggtcagcctggactagagcaagaccctacctcaaacaacaacaacaaagatctACCCAGAACCTGGCCACTACTTACCTTGTGTCTTGTTGCCCACATTGCTTAAATCTACATCTTTACTTTGCCAATCTAGTTGGCTCCTAATGCAACAATGTCCtagcttctctctcttcctctttaaacTCTCAGCACAGTACCCTCAGTGACTGTTCCCAAAGGTGTCAGCGTGTGAGTGTTCCCCCCTCAAAACCTACAACTGTTTCTAACTTATTTAGGGTAAAAATGAGTTCTCactgtgtgtggggagggataccccttccatttcttccacttctctggttccatttcttatcattcccctttctctctgctgcctAGTCTCCTGGCCTTTCCCTCTCATATACCAGGAGCTCCCTTTGTTGTTGAAATGCTGTCATCCAAGATGTCTTCAGAATCCTTGCTTTACCCTCATCAGCTATGTCCCTCACTATCCCCCTTTCTATACATCTTCCTTCCCATCTTGGACCCTCTTTTCTTCATCACTGGGTTAAGCATATCTCATCACATTTATCTTctgaaatcacttttttttttttgaggcagggtcttgttctagcccaggctgacctggaattcactctagtcccaggctggcctggaactcactgcaatcctcttacctctgcctcctgagtgctaggattaaaggtgtgcaccaccacaccttgactCTGAACTCCCTTCTAGAATGAGAGTCTCATGAAAGCTGATCATTGCCCAGCTTCTCCAGGCCCTGCACAGAGAGCAGAGGTTTGCAAATAGAGGCATGTAACACCCTATtggctcatcactgaaataagtATCTTTGCCTGGATTAAAGGAAATTAGGCACTTTTGGTGGAATAATAGTTCATAGCTATTGGCCATGTTTACTGAGACAAGAGTTTACATGAACTAACTCATTTGTTCTCACCACCATCTAGCTACAGCTCCAGTGCCAATGATTCCTGCATAGTCATTAAGAAACACTGAAGAATAGGGCTAgagtgatgactcagcagttaaaacgctcacctgcaaagccaaaggattcaggttcaacttcccagaacccatgtaaagccagatggatgaGGTgtctcacacgtctggagttcctttgcagtggctagaagccctgctgcatccattctctttctttctttctctctctctttctctccttctccctctttatctctcataaataaataagtaaaatattaaaaacgcttctggttagagaaacttcccttttcagatggagaggaccactgggatgacccaaaaggcaagatagtgctaaaaagaagggacggaggagtgtccagcactgaaacatctcacaccctccagggcccagtccattgcaaaagagatggtggaaagaatgtaagagctaaaggaagggtaccagtccttacaatgcaactgtccagacagaaactgtccttgatatccatgacctcacagtgcttagcaatTCCTTcacagaccctcataataggagaaaaagatgatgacatcaaaataaaagagagactaatggagagagggaggggacatgatggagggCAGAGTTATGACGGAGaaagtagggaggagggaaatatcatggtttgttgtctgtaagtacagaagtcatcaataaaatacacacacacacacacatgtattagggctggagagatggcttactgattaaggctcttgcctgcaaagccaaagaacctaggtttgattccccagaacccatgtaagccagatgcacaaggggcacacacatctggaattggcagtggctggaggccctggcatgcccattctctctctctctctctccctgcctatttctgtatctctccctcccccccccctctctctctcaaataaataaaaataaaatattaatatatatccatatatattaaaaatattgtaaaagaaacactgaaaacaGCTAGAATTAGATGAAATTTAtcccctaaatttatttttcagtgatAAAATTTTTTCCCATGGTAGAGGATTTCACCCATCTACATCTTCATGGCAGAGAGCAAAGAGACAAGGCAAAGTTCTGGGCTCCTTGTAACTCACATGATACACCTTTGAAGCAATTTAGTTGTGCCTAAGGAGGTGAGGACAATGAGTTTGAAAAGTTTCCTTAGGTCACATGATCATGGCAAATTTGGTGGGAGCTGAGGAAGCCCACTTGAACATGCAAGCAGTCATTTCCTGGGTATCCAACAAATACTTGATAAATCGCATCTAAAACTGCCAGTTCTGGGCACGGAGCTAGATAAAGTgacatttcttttaatgttttttttctgatttatttatttattagagacagagtgagagagagagagagagaatgggtgtgccagggactctagccactgaaatgaactccagatgcatgcgccaccatgtacatctggcttacgtggaccctggagaattgaacctgggtccttaggcttcacaagtgccttattggctaagccatctctccagccctctaatctttcttttaaatctctccctccctctctctctttctctctctctctctctctctctctctctctctctgtgtgtgtgtgtgtgtattgtgcgtgtgtatgtgtgtgtgagcacatgcatgtgtgtgtgggctaattgcatgtgtatgaatgtgcACATATCTATcgttaatctttctctctctttatctctctatctatctatctatgaaggccagaggacaacctcaggtatcattctcaggaacactgtccacctcctTTAAGACAGCATctcccattggcctggagctcaccagttaggctagactggccatccagtgagctccagggatccttctgtgtcCATCTTACCAgttctggggttataggcacacaccatcacacccaacattaaaatgtatataattatgagagagggagaaagatggagagaatgggtgcaccagaatctctactcactgcaaactacagatgcatgcaccaccatgtgcatctggcttacgtgggttctagggaattgaacctgagtccttaggcttcccaagcaaaggccttgaccactaagccatccctccagctccacacccagcatttttacataggtactggagagtcaCCTCAGATCCTCTTGCTTGTATTCTACCCACTAAGAAATTTCCCCAAGCCTGTCTTTACCCATAGGGAATTGCAGCTTCTTTGTTATCCTGA is a window from the Jaculus jaculus isolate mJacJac1 chromosome 12, mJacJac1.mat.Y.cur, whole genome shotgun sequence genome containing:
- the LOC101596702 gene encoding LOW QUALITY PROTEIN: 40S ribosomal protein S24-like (The sequence of the model RefSeq protein was modified relative to this genomic sequence to represent the inferred CDS: inserted 2 bases in 1 codon; substituted 1 base at 1 genomic stop codon), which gives rise to MTNPLLQRQRTAIDVLHPGNTTVPKTETWEKLAKMYKPTPDVIFVFGLRTHFGGDKTSGFGVIYDSLDYAMTNEPRRRLARHGLYEKKKSSXEQXKEGKNRMRKVRGTAKAKVEAGKKAKD